The sequence acggtcgaaagtgtggctttattttactaaaaaaaatgaaatatcggcgaaatgtaacacgtgcgacagggcTGTTTCGTGCTTAGGTGGGTGCatgtcgaacatgatgaagcacctccgagttcatggagtacaaataaatgcgtttcccgtcttcgacaggagacactatctgtccagaacgttcacgcatcctgcctgagaaggcggatatggtaATTTTCCTAAActagaactgtctctgattttatactgtacctgctgctaatcatgactgggttttgcaagtggtttcttaatgtttatttgcttttctgcaccaggttagcccatcagtgggagcacggtaacatgtttaagtacctgcagcatcatacacttgtgtgtgtaaatgtgttttcatcaggtttcctgcagcatcatacacttgtgtgtaaatgtgtttttatgAGGTTTTCAAAAGTAAAGCTCtgttgatgaaagtgtacccctgggaaaatgtattcataatttataatatttatattaaagtTCAtagatttttatatttatattctagttgaaaacagccctgtgaggaatttatagtaaaaagttaatagaattaaaattgatggagaatgtcagactatttcattcagaaagactgtagtttagctagctcatttaaaatatcctaaactttttttttaccctgcctttttttttttttttttttttttttaaagaatcggaatcgagaacagtcagaatcagaatcgaaacaaagaatcggaattgaaacaaagaatcggaatcggaagcgttcaaattcaaacgatacccaaccttAATCTGCAGTCCCCGTTGACGTGAGGTCAGAATTTCTCGGAGGAGCGAGTGGTCGTCACTTGTGACGCtgcagcttaaaggggaacattatcacaatttcaaaagggttaaaaacaataaaaatcagttcgcagtggcttgttgcattttttgaagtttttttcaaaattttaccggtctcggaatatccctaaataaagctttaaagtgccttattttcgactctctgcgaagacactggccatttccctgtgacgtcatacagtgctgccaatgtaaacaaacaatgggaataccacagcaagatatagtgacatcagctcggattcaaactcggatttcagcgacttaaagcgattcaacagatcacgcatgtattgaaacagatagttggagtatgaaaatattgaagaagaaactgaagctagtgagcgaatagctattgacgctattcatagccatagcatggccgaatagctgcgttagcatcgccggtaaaatgtgcggaccaaacgatcaggactttcgcatcttgtgacactggaggaacttaaatccgtcaattggtaagtgtttttttcgcattaaatgtgggtggaaggaaacgtaatatagttgcaaatgcatctacgggttatccatacatctctgtgccatgtctgctttagcaccgccgttaaatagcatgttagcatcaattagctggcagtcaacatcaacaaaactcacctttgtgatttcgttgactatcgttgcaaatgcatttgcaggttatccatacatctctgtgccatgtctgtcttagcatcgccgatcaaatgtggagacactctggcacattcagtgggggtctggcggaagacactttcgcatctttgggccagtggtgcaacttgaatccctccctgttagtgttgttacaccctccgacaacacaccgacgaggcatgatatctccaaggttccaaaaaatagtcaaaataacggaaaataacagagctgagacccggtgtttgcaatgtgttgaaaatgaaaatggtgggtgtgttacctcggcgacgtcacattctgacgtcatcgcctccagcgcaataaacagaaaggcgtttaattcgccaaaattcacccatttagagttcggaaatcggttcaaaaaatatatggtctttttttctgcaccatcaaggtatatattgacgcttacataggtctggtgataatgttcccctttaatgaaactTTTACACTGGCAGACTGACTTAATGGAGTCATGGAGATATTACAATCCCAGCAGAATGTTTTGCTCTATGTTGTAAAAAGCTGCTCATCTCGTATCAATAACTAATGTaaacgtccaacagatgaacggtCGTCGAGAaaaacgtccccttcagcagcaagGTGGGAACTTCTCTTTGAGGCAGGAGGATCCACAGTCCCCCCACTtcaaggaggaagaggaggagctctggatcactcaggaggaagagtgtcttctagggcaggaggaggctgatctcgccaggtttccactgactgttgtctctgtgaagattgaagagcatgaagacaaatcacctgagtcctcacagcttcatcacagtccaagtaagcacaacatccacatatcatctaatgcAATGTTTCTGATACATGTTCATCCAGGGTTCAACATTTTCTGTCACTTTGGAGGTATACTTGCTTTTTAAcaaatctaaaacaattatttgggaagctCAACAGGCTCAAGTCTGAACTAAATTGTTCTGGGGGCGCACATTTTCTCACATTTTCCTttcattattattcttattttgagaACCGGCATCCtccgcagtggacatttgtttttggtccatTTCTTTTGTCAGttacacatttctaaaaaaaaatagtccTGTTAAACCAAATACAAGTGTCCTCTATAGTGAACGTTTAAATGTCAACACAAAGAACTGGTAATGTGTTTACATGGTCCCAAGTTCCTCTGTATTCTAGTGCTTTTAGGAAGTTGCTGCAAAAATGTCTGTCCCCTAAGGTCTGGATTGAGGatttcaagtcaagtcaagtcagctttatttgtcaatttctttacatgtaaagacatacaaaggaatcgaaattttgtttcgcactctcccatgtggggcttcacggtgggagaggggttagtgcgtctgcctcacaatacgaaggtcctgcagtcctgggttcaaatccaggctcgggatctttctgtgtggagtttgcatgttctccccgtgaatgcgtgggttccctccgggtactccggcttcctcccacctccaaagacatgcacctggggataggttgattggcaacactaaattggccctagtgtgtgaatgtgagtgtgaatgttgtctgtctatctgtgttggccctgcgatgaggtggcgacttgtccagggtgtaccccgccttccgcccgattgtagctgagataggcgccagcgccccccgcgaccccgaacgggaataagcggcagaaaatggatggatggactctccCATGtgtagacaaaaagaaaagaaaacacaacagtaaagtgcaacgtgaatatgtctacctactaaagtgacaatatgtatagttctgttgtttttaaataggatatggctgtaaacaatgagtgtttcatcagtagtgcaaatacttatgatatTTCGGGCCGGTTCTCACAATAACTTAGTTCTATTTAGTACATGTAAACGTACTGAATGCCGTATGTGACTAAGCAAAGCTGGACCTTCCCAAATCATGTGTTTGTTTTCTTGTGTACAGCAGATGTGTGTGTAGAACATCTCCCTGAACAACCggagtggagcttcaggatgatGAAAGAGGAGCCGCAGCCCTCCCACGTTAAAGAGGAAGGTGAGGCGCCACGGACCCCTCGCTTCAAAAAGGAGatggaggaacacagcatcagtcggGAGGGAGAGCAGcttaaatggttggaggagttcccagtgattggtgtgattgtgaagagtgaagatgatgaggtcagtAGTGAAAGTGAGGAGCAGAATGAGGCGGAGCCTTCGAGCAGCAGCTCaagtcaacacatgacaacagcagctgatggagaccactgtggaggatcacaagcaggcaagctcttagctccactatcagatagtgaggacacaacgtcacactctcctgacactgatgatgaagactctaaagatgataagacatgtcacactgacaacacacacctGACGTGTTCTCTCTgcgacaaaacctttaaataccctTGTTATCTgaaggtacacatgagaacacacactggcgaaaaaccCTTTTCCTGCGTAGTCTGCGGTAACGGATTTGCACGGAAAAACgtgttgaaagaacacatgagaacgcacaccggaGAAAAGCATTTCTTCtgctcaatctgtggtaaagattttggaCGAAGACaacatttgaaaatacacatgcaaatacacaCCGGCGAAAAACCATATTGCTGTTCGTGCTGTGACAAAAGCTTCAGTGACAGGTCATCACTTGGATTGCACATGAGGATACACagcggagaaaaacctttttgctGCTcagtctgcggtaaagattttgcACAGAATGGTAAtttgaaaaaacacatgagaacgcacaccggtGAAAAACCGTTTTCCTGTGTGTTCTGCGAGAAAAGCTTTGGCGACCAATCAGCGCTTGCTAAACACACGAGAACGCACACTGGTAAAAAACCTGATTCTGTTAATTTTGCAATAAAAGTCTCGCACCAAGTCGACTTTTGAGAAAGAAAAACAGAgcacacacaggagagaaagtgttgcgTCGCAgcgtgtgtggtgaaagattctcttatacTAGTTGATCAGACTATGTCTTACGGAAAAAAATCTCCATCTAgcaaacaaaacaataacaatatactttattcattaaaggcctactgaaatgagattttctcatttaaaactgggatagcaggtccattctatgtgtcatacttgatcatttcgcgatattgccttatcttttctgaaataatttagtagagaacattgatgaaaaagtttgcaacttttggtcgctcataaaaaagccttgcctgtaccggaagtagcagacgatttgtgcgtgacgtcactggttgtagagctcctcacttccacacattgtttacaatcatggccaccagcagcgagagcgattcggaccgagaaagcaacaatttccccattaatttgagcgaggatgaaagatttgtggatgaggatagtgagagtgaaggactagaagataAACCTGATTCTGTTAATTTTGCAATAAAAGTTTCGCACCAAGTCgacttttgagagaaaaaaactgagcacacacaggagagaaagtgttgcgTCGCAGCgggtgtggtgaaagattctcttatacTATTAGATCAGACTATGTCTTACGGAAAAAACTCCATCGAGgcaaacataacaataacaatatactttattcattaaaggcctactgaaatgagattttctcatttaaaacaaggatagcaggtccattctacgtgtcatacttgatcatttcgcgatattgacatattttttctgaaaggatttagtagagaacattgatgaaaaagtttgcaacttttggttgctaataaaaaagccttgcctttaccggaagtagcagacaatgtgtgcgtgacgtcactggttgtagagctcctcacatccacacattgtttacaatcatggccaccagcagcgagagcgattcgggccgagaaagcgacaatttccccattaatttgagcgaggatgaaagattcgtggatgaggatagtgagagtgaaggactagaagaaaagccTGATTCTCTTAATTTTGCAATAAAAGTTTCGCATCAAGTcgacttttgagaaaaaaaaacagagcacacacaggagagaaagtgttgcgTCGCAgcgtgtgtggtgaaagattatCTTATGCTAGTTGACCAGACTATGTCTTACGGAAAAAATCTCCATCTAgcaaacaaaacaataacaatatactttattcattaaaggcctactgaaatgagattttcttattcaaacagggatagcaggtccattctatgtgtcatacttgatcatttcgcgatattgccatatttttgctgaaaggatttagtagagaacatcgacgataaagttcgcaacttttggtcgctaataaaaacgccttgcctttcccggaagtagcagacgatgtgcgcgtgacgtcactggttgtagagctcctcacatccacacattgtttacaatcatggccaccagtagcaagagcgattcgggacgagaaagcgacaatttccccattaatttgagcgaggatgaaagattcgtggatgaggatagtgagagtgaaggactagaagaaaagccTGATTCTGTTAATTTTGCAATAAAAGTTTCGCACCAAGTCGACTTTTGAGAAAGAAAAACAGAgcacacacaggagagaaagtgttgcgTCGCAgcgtgtgtggtgaaagattctcttatgcTATTTGATCAGACTATGTCTTACGGAAAAAACTCCATCCAGgcaaacataacaataacaatatactttattcattaaaggcctactgaaatgagattttctcatttaaaacaaggatagcaggtccattctacgtgtcatacttgatcatttcgcgatattgccatattttttctgaaaggatttagtagagaacattgatgaaaaagtttgcaacttttggttgctaataaaaaagccttgcctttaccggaagtagcagacgatttgcgcgtgacgtcactggttgtagagctcctcactgtaccatgaattgattaatgtggaccccgacttaaacaagttgaaaaacttattggggtgttaccatttagtggtcaattgtacggaatatatactgaactgtgcaatctactaataaaagtatcaatcaatcaaaaacatccacacattgtttacaatcatggccaccagcagcgagagcgattcggaccgagaaagcaacaatttccccattaatttgagcgaggctgaaagattcgtggatgaggatagtgagagtgaaggactagaagaagaaaagaaaaaaagacggcggcagtgggagcaatccagatattaaacacatttactaggataattctggataatcccttatctgcttattgtgttactagtgttttagtgagactatatatagtcatacctgaaagtcggagggatgtggtgaccgccagtgtctctgagggaagccacggaggagccaagaaagtcgcagctgcctctttgacagctgcaggaggaacgacacaagctccgctcatgtttacggtaagagccgacttactaccacaattttctcaccaaaacctgccggttgacatgtggtagagaaccatgttcgcttgaccactctgttccatattaaagttacacaacaaacaaagacacaTGTTTGTGTTGCTACGGCCGGctacaatacaccgctttccaccaacatctttcttctttgttgtctccattaatagttgaacaaattgcaaaatattcagcaacacagggtccagaatactgtgtaattatgtgataaaaacagactattttttagccgtgatcggtgctggaagaacatgttcgctaccaccggtgacgtcacgcgcacgtgtcatcatttcgcgacgttttcaacgggatactttgcgggaaatttaaaattgcaatttagtaaaccaaagcggctgtattggcatgtgttgcaatgttaatatttcatcattgatatataaactatcagactgcgtggtggctagtagtggctttcagtaggcttctAATCaagacactttttaaaaaaaatccctacAATGTATTTTTCCCTACATTTcacccaaaatgtaaaaaaagtccCTTAAAAAgcataaacaatatttattatatacaatGTTACAGCATGGATCAACATGGAGGGCAATTTGTGTCCATTTTGTTGCCATGCCATAGAAACTAGCGACCATGTACTTTTTCATGTCGAGTCATTGTGGAACCTTGTCTGAACTCTTTTCACATCgcttacaccaggggtgcccacactttttctgcaggcgagctacttttcaattgaccaactcgaggggatctacctcatttatatatatcatttatatttatttatttatgaaagagacatttttgtaaacaagttaaatgtgtttaatgataatacaagcatgtgtaacacatatagatgtctttctttcacaaagacaagaatataagttggtgtattacctgattctgatgacttgcattgattggaatcagacagtaatgatgataacgcccacattttcaaatggaggagaaaaaaagttgtcctttctgtacaataccacatgaaagtggttggtttttggcatctaattcattcagcttccatacactttacaagaaaaacattggcggcaaattccgtagcttgcttgattgacattcacggcacccgagggtcttgtgagatgacgctggctgctgccagttcattattatgaaaaaatgacagagaggaaggcgagaaacactttttatttcaacagactctcgcgccgtcccttccgtcaaaactctaaaggccgactgcacatttcctatcttcacaataaaagccctgcttcatgctgcctgcactaacaaaataagagtctcggaaagctggcgtgcacaagtgatgtgcacgccagctttctgagggatcgcttgtgcacgccagttttccgagactctgtatttagttagcgcaggcagcatgaagcagggcttttattgtgaagataggaaatgtgcagtcggcctttagagttttgacggaaggtacggcgcgagagtctgttgaaataaaaagtgtttctcgccttcctctcggtcatattttcataataatgatcttgcagcagccagcgtcatctcacaagaccctccggtaccgtgaatgtcatttaagtgatgtcttggtgaagattgatgatcgctaatttttaggtctattttttttaaaagcctggctggagatcgactgacacaccccccgcggtcgactggtagctcgcgatcgacgtaatgggcacccctgatttacaccACCTTTCATCTAATATTGTATTTGATGTGCTACTCCCACACAAAAAAGGACCCTCGTGTAACGCTGTATTGTGTCTTGCAGAATAGCATGTCCATAAATGTTAATAACGTAAAAACTCCCCCTAAAATAATTGCATTAACAATTGTATCTGAAATCCATTAAAGATGTGCACACGTCATTTTTTTGTCAAGCTCTTTTTGTGAAAAAGCCTAAACTTTTGTGGTGTACTTTTGTCTTCCACTCTTTCATTCTCATCAATTCTGTTGTGTATTTTATTGCAACCGTTTTGTACAGCGATGGCACTGTTTTAGTACAAATTGTATTGTTATAgttgtattaggggtgtaacggtacacaaaaatttcggttcggtacgtacctcagtttagaggtcacggtgagggtcattttcggtacagtatgaaaacaacaaaatatacatttttttagttatttatttaccaaatttgcaaaatcttccaccaaaatatagtatttttcttagtggaatatttgatgtgaagtaatgggaaccttggataggtcaataattcttaataacattgattttgattcaatattatgtttttagCAATGACcctttgaaagaaaaaaacaacaactttgttttattagtcaacattgcaactttttcgaaATTTCATCTAAATTAtaagcttttttatttaactttttttatgtttttgtttattttaatagtatttttagaatgtgccgtgggcctttaaaacattagctgtgggccgcaaatggcctccggggcacacttttgacacgcctgctatagataataaaaaataaaatctgataaatcaatgggtaaaaagcagagcctggcgacgcatgcgcgtttatcaaaactctctcgctctctctgtcccgGCCCCTCCCTCCCTAATGCTgttgcgtgcacaatttgttttgttttcaaccctttcttaaccccgaacgtacattgaaaatacacgcaaccctatcttaaaatgccggacatttgaggcatttaaaggggaacattatcaccaaacctacgcaagtgtcaatatataccttgatgttgcagaaaaaagaccatcaattttttaaatcgatttccgaactctaaatgggtgaattttggcgaattaaacgcctttctgtttatcgatcttgaagcgatgacgtcagaacgtgacgtcaccgaggtaacacacccgccattttcattttcacattacaaacaccgggtctcagctctgttattttccgttttttcgactattttttggaaccttggagacatcatgcctcgtcggtgtgttgtcggagggtgtaacaacactaacagggagggattcaagttgcaccactggcaagaaatctgccgccagacccccattgaatgtgccaaagtgtctgcacattttaccggcgatgctaagacagacacggcacagagatgtatggataacctgcagatgcatttgcaacgattaagtcaacgaaatcacaaaggtgagttctgttgatgttgttgacttatgtgctaatcagacatatttggtcgcggcatgactgccagctaatcgatgctaacatgctatttacgctagctgtaacTCACCTttgaatgcatatgtacatgtatgtgtatatgtatgtttgaacagtgaatgtatatgtatgtgtatatgtatgtttgtacagtgaatgcatatgtacatgtatgtgtatatgtatgtttgaacagtgaatgtatatgtatgtgtatatgtatgtttgtacagtgaatgcatatgtacatgtatgtatatatgtatgtttgtacagtgaatgcatatgtacatgtatgtatatatgtatgtttgtacagtgaatgtatatgtacagtatgtgtatgtatatgtatgtttgtacagtgaatgtatatgtatgtgtatatgtatgttggtacagtgaatgcatatgtacatgtatgtgtatatgtatgtttgaacagtgaatgtatatgtatgtgtatatgtatgtttgtacagtgaatgcatatgtacatgtatgtgtatatgtatgtttgaacagtgaatgtatatgtatgtgtatatgtatgtttgtacagtgaatgcatatgtacatgtatgtatatatgtatgtttgtacagtgaatgcatatgtacatgtatgtatatatgtatgtttgtacagtgaatgtatatgtacagtatgtgtatgtatatgtatgtttgtacagtgaatgtgtatatacgtgtatgtttatacagtaaatgtatatatgtgtgtttttgtgtatgtaATTCAGTATACCGGAGcatatatggggcggcatagctcggttgctagagcggccgtgccagcaacttgagggttccaggtttgattcccacttttcgccgttgtgtccttgggcaagacactttgcccaccatctcccagtgccacccacgcttgttttaaatgtaacttagatattgggtttcactatgtaaaagcgctctgagtctctagagaaaagcgctatagaaatataattcacttcactatataagaTTTATAtcaattaaacatttatttttgtctcTCCAAATGAGCATTAATGATCTTGCTAAATAAGCCTGCTAACGATAGCATATAAGCTTCATACATTTTACAGAAAtactgttaaaaaatatatataatttccaTTACCTCATTACCACTAGAGAGGAGTCAAATGTATTTTTCCaatattggtaccgggccgcagaagaatttttatttaaaaaataaataaataaatatatatatatatatatatatatatatatatatatatattttttttttttttttattaaatcaaaataaaaaacacaatatacacttacaattagtgcaccaaccacaaaaacctccctttttcatgacaaaaacgtccctttttcatgacaaagaagaaagaaaaataaaaggACACCCCCCGGCCGCGGGaccaattattaagcgttgagCGGTCCGCGGACACAAAAAGGTGTAAACCACTGGTTTACACCACTCGTAACTATATCCAATAGTTGCTTTTAAATAAACAATTACTTGGAAATTCacattttatttctttctttaaacTGAAGAAAGAAAAACTGACTTTTTCTCCGGTGGCTTGGCGAAACGAGTGTGCACCACTTTTTATTGTCCCACAGAAACACGTGTTTGGCGAACAATTGTTCCacggttgagaacacctcgaaGACGTAAAAACAAGATGGTGTATGATGGACAAGGCGTTGTTGTCTGTTATTATAGTTAATTGGTCCGAATGAGAACATACATAAATGTCGTTTAAAAGAGGAAACGCCGTTAATAACAGTTTGTATCTGGATACATTCGTCTGAGTGCACGTTGACGCTTCTCGTGCTAGcctagcatgctagttagcttagcttgttagctgctaacaaaaaaaggcggaagtgatcaaaacacatcgctaagCAGAGATCAAATGTGAGtttaaagtgttgtgattgtgtgaaaatgccCAAATTACAAATGCTGAGAGCGCTGGTGAATCAGCGACTAACCGCTgcggttgaagaaatatttgcgA comes from Nerophis ophidion isolate RoL-2023_Sa linkage group LG24, RoL_Noph_v1.0, whole genome shotgun sequence and encodes:
- the LOC133542519 gene encoding zinc finger and SCAN domain-containing protein 2-like isoform X1 — its product is MNGRREKRPLQQQGGNFSLRQEDPQSPHFKEEEEELWITQEEECLLGQEEADLARFPLTVVSVKIEEHEDKSPESSQLHHSPTDVCVEHLPEQPEWSFRMMKEEPQPSHVKEEGEAPRTPRFKKEMEEHSISREGEQLKWLEEFPVIGVIVKSEDDEVSSESEEQNEAEPSSSSSSQHMTTAADGDHCGGSQAGKLLAPLSDSEDTTSHSPDTDDEDSKDDKTCHTDNTHLTCSLCDKTFKYPCYLKVHMRTHTGEKPFSCVVCGNGFARKNVLKEHMRTHTGEKHFFCSICGKDFGRRQHLKIHMQIHTGEKPYCCSCCDKSFSDRSSLGLHMRIHSGEKPFCCSVCGKDFAQNGNLKKHMRTHTGEKPFSCVFCEKSFGDQSALAKHTRTHTGKKPDSVNFAIKVSHQVDF
- the LOC133542519 gene encoding zinc finger and SCAN domain-containing protein 2-like isoform X3, which gives rise to MNGRREKRPLQQQGGNFSLRQEDPQSPHFKEEEEELWITQEEECLLGQEEADLARFPLTVVSVKIEEHEDKSPESSQLHHSPKHLPEQPEWSFRMMKEEPQPSHVKEEGEAPRTPRFKKEMEEHSISREGEQLKWLEEFPVIGVIVKSEDDEVSSESEEQNEAEPSSSSSSQHMTTAADGDHCGGSQAGKLLAPLSDSEDTTSHSPDTDDEDSKDDKTCHTDNTHLTCSLCDKTFKYPCYLKVHMRTHTGEKPFSCVVCGNGFARKNVLKEHMRTHTGEKHFFCSICGKDFGRRQHLKIHMQIHTGEKPYCCSCCDKSFSDRSSLGLHMRIHSGEKPFCCSVCGKDFAQNGNLKKHMRTHTGEKPFSCVFCEKSFGDQSALAKHTRTHTGKKPDSVNFAIKVSHQVDF
- the LOC133542519 gene encoding zinc finger and SCAN domain-containing protein 2-like isoform X2, whose product is MNGRREKRPLQQQGGNFSLRQEDPQSPHFKEEEEELWITQEEECLLGQEEADLARFPLTVVSVKIEEHEDKSPESSQLHHSPNVCVEHLPEQPEWSFRMMKEEPQPSHVKEEGEAPRTPRFKKEMEEHSISREGEQLKWLEEFPVIGVIVKSEDDEVSSESEEQNEAEPSSSSSSQHMTTAADGDHCGGSQAGKLLAPLSDSEDTTSHSPDTDDEDSKDDKTCHTDNTHLTCSLCDKTFKYPCYLKVHMRTHTGEKPFSCVVCGNGFARKNVLKEHMRTHTGEKHFFCSICGKDFGRRQHLKIHMQIHTGEKPYCCSCCDKSFSDRSSLGLHMRIHSGEKPFCCSVCGKDFAQNGNLKKHMRTHTGEKPFSCVFCEKSFGDQSALAKHTRTHTGKKPDSVNFAIKVSHQVDF